Proteins co-encoded in one Echeneis naucrates chromosome 22, fEcheNa1.1, whole genome shotgun sequence genomic window:
- the pcnx4 gene encoding pecanex-like protein 4 encodes MVRMGPDVPLLNEYKQEFFWKRFPQTVLGGPRFKLGYCAPPYVYVNQAVLFLTPWLFGGIGTLLCQLQLLQELHAAVLSGILMFGAAAGVQGLALYAARRSGTVERLGAPNILADEEEVEFTHCVSPETVRFIAPGKRFGLNVVLHTVLAGVLCGFGTWYVFLGRLTALYGSIGVSLVVFVLSWVTLCIAEYSLIVNTATETATFQAQDTYEITPLTRPLYIFIFITVDLAERFSGPVPEFQLASQVLHVLFLFLPLLWALGILPPLDALLLWGMEQVLVFGFGGSPMSSNLRLLLMFGISVAVAVCNYFIPSTLGVVLFSISTGFLLSLDLSQVSPLCRGSRATFGDRGFRRGASPPPPSSSFGWNLSCRELLLYLSLLLVGMAEAGLLHHFLGSAQSQSLVAGPQAPVSYLLLILFCLCWALREVQGAYVFGGVFLNPLYPKGMSNVQTFKQRNRGLYFAAAIRRILLNLVSPFAMIAFLSMDKSLQLLHRASLSVGFTRAFRVVWQHSEDALLQMVVVVLVRLAAGNNTLPGWDNLGTGVQLLLVGLLIDRLAQFLAKLKFTLTVLVTSWTEKKQRRQSAGTLLAVNASLCPLLLAVVTLSALLSAPLLPLFTLPIFLVGFPRPQRSWPGPVGTACPCPDSIFYQQMSGSLASALRMAFARGSLGSLAPGSHFLGRFQDRMVWIMILERGYGYCTVNIKGLELQETSCHTVEARRVDEVFEAAFERPERLGLTQGFNLHWGNALTPCAALAVRVYSDARNVLSGIIDSHDNLRKLQDDFLKALVWLLLRYCVQRHKGFLWSSEEGPGLGSRKSQSSHLAQTACNQPAEAVMVESNMSSLRFRQDSSSLTSFGDWSDEDDLFGPQPARRTVALVTAEAQPGHTALQTGASLPGSVEMDSLFENMALSALQPLQPLGLGIGIGMPAVDKGRTPEVFRESPGSIPHLNFSCPQSEVFNLPTGWRTAPLLPSRLLQLRSLFPEDWFRFTLGRFGPIAQGETTEDMTKALKEDEALKELHAQVTLSCLISLGAESAFTSPSYVYRLYCGDVPWTEGLDWISSSKELYQLALRAFRFSFKLLFDQASLGPMESPEELFSTLEEYERDWYIGLVTEKGWHDSVLQEKPFLFSLGHDLAMGTYTGRVLSLQEQLVQVGRLNGEGVRGQWANLSWELLYATNDDEERYSIQAHPFMLRNLTVQAADPPLGYPIYSSAPLHFPCL; translated from the exons ATGGTCAGAATGGGGCCAGATGTGCCCCTTCTTAATGAGTACAAGCAGGAGTTCTTCTGGAAGCGCTTCCCACAGACAGTGTTGGGGGGTCCTCGCTTCAAGTTGGGCTACTGTGCCCCACCATATGTCTATGTTAATCAAGCAGTCCTGTTCTTGACACCATGGCTTTTTGGGGGTATTGGTACTCTGCTCTGCCAGCTGCAGCTACTTCAAGAGCTCCATGCAGCAGTGCTCTCTGGTATTCTTATGTTTGGGGCTGCAGCGGGTGTCCAGGGCCTGGCGTTGTATGCTGCCCGGAGAAGTGGCACAGTGGAGAGACTTGGTGCGCCCAACATCCTAGCtgatgaagaggaagtggaATTTACCCACTGTGTCAGCCCAGAGACAGTTCGATTCATTGCACCTGGGAAAAGGTTTGGGCTGAATGTGGTGCTGCACACAGTGCTAGCTGGGGTGCTCTGTGGCTTTGGAACATGGTATGTGTTCCTTGGTAGGCTGACTGCCCTCTATGGCAGCATCGGTGTTTCCCTGGTAGTCTTTGTCTTGAGTTGGGTGACACTATGTATCGCTGAATATTCCCTCATTGTAAATACAGCCACAGAGACAGCCACTTTCCAGGCACAGGACACTTATGAGATTACTCCACTTACCCGGCCgctctacatttttattttcatcactgtgGACTTGGCTGAAAG GTTCTCGGGCCCTGTCCCTGAGTTCCAACTGGCCAGCCAGGTTCTTCATGTGCTGTTCCTCTTCCTACCTCTACTGTGGGCGCTAGGTATACTGCCTCCCCTGGATGCCCTGCTCCTCTGGGGAATGGAGCAGGTGcttgtgtttggttttggaGGCTCACCCATGTCTAGCAACCTCAG GCTGCTCTTAATGTTTGGCATATCTGTTGCCGTAGCTGTGTGTAACTACTTCATCCCATCAACACTGGGTGTGGTtctcttctccatctccacGGGATTTCTGTTGAGCCTGGATCTCAGCCAGGTCAGCCCACTCTGCAGAGGGTCCAGGGCAACCTTTGGGGACCGGGGATTTCGCAGAGGGGCgtcaccacctcctccttctaGTTCTTTTGGCTGGAATCTGAGCTGCAGGGAGCTGCTGTTATATTTGAGCCTGCTACTGGTAGGAATGGCTGAGGCAGGGTTGCTGCATCACTTCCTTGGATCCGCTCAATCCCAGAGCTTGGTTGCAGGACCCCAGGCTCCTGTCAGCTACTTACTCCTCATACTCTTCTGCCTTTGCTGGGCTCTGAGAGAGGTCCAGGGAGCCTATGTATTTGGAGGTGTGTTCCTCAATCCCCTTTACCCTAAAGGGATGTCCAATGTGCAGACTTTCAAGCAGAGAAATAGAGGATTATACTTTGCTGCAGCAATCAGAAGAATCCTGCTTAATCTTG TGTCTCCGTTTGCAATGATTGCTTTCCTGTCTATGGACaaatctctgcagctgctccatAGGGCTTCCCTCAGTGTGGGGTTCACACGAGCCTTCAGAGTT GTCTGGCAGCACTCAGAGGATGCTCTGCTCCAAATGGTGGTTGTGGTCTTGGTGCGGCTTGCGGCTGGAAACAACACGCTGCCAGGGTGGGACAACCTGGGAACTGgagttcagcttcttctg GTGGGCCTCCTGATTGACAGATTGGCCCAGTTCCTTGCTAAGCTAAAGTTCACCCTGACTGTGTTGGTGACTTCttggacagaaaaaaagcagcGTCGTCAGTCGGCTGGAACTCTCTTGGCTGTTAACGCCTCTCTGTGTCCATTGCTCCTGGCTGTGGTGACCCTCTCTGCCCTGCTCTCTGCCCCGCTGTTGCCGCTCTTCACCCTGCCTATTTTCCTGGTAGGGTTCCCCAGGCCCCAGCGCAGTTGGCCAGGCCCTGTGGGTACCGCCTGTCCCTGCCCGGATTCCATCTTCTATCAGCAGATGAGTGGAAGCCTGGCCTCAGCGCTGAGGATGGCCTTTGCAAGAGGGTCACTGG GTTCTTTAGCCCCGGGCTCTCACTTTCTCGGGCGCTTTCAGGACCGTATGGTTTGGATAATGATCCTGGAGAGAGGATATGGCTACTGCACAGTCAACATTAAG ggtCTGGAGTTGCAGGAGACATCTTGCCACACAGTGGAGGCACGGCGAGTAGATGAGGTGTTTGAGGCTGCTTTTGAGCGCCCTGAGCGGCTTGGCCTCACCCAGGGCTTCAACCTGCACTGGGGGAATGCCCTCACCCCTTGTGCTGCCCTTGCAGTTAGAGTCTACTCTGATGCACGAAATGTGCTCTCGGGTATAATTGACTCTCATGACAACTTAAGGAAACTCCAGGATGACTTTCTCAAAGCCCTGGTTTGGTTGCTGCTTCGATATTGTGTTCAGAGGCATAAAGGATTTCTGTGGAGCAGTGAAGAGGGCCCAGGGCTAGGAAGCAGGAAGTCTCAGTCTTCCCACTTAGCCCAGACAGCCTGCAACCAGCCAGCTGAGGCGGTCATGGTGGAATCTAACATGTCCTCTCTCAGGTTTAGACAGGACAGCTCCAGTTTGACCTCTTTTGGTGATTGGTCAGATGAGGATGACTTATTTGGACCTCAACCAGCCAGGAGGACAGTGGCGTTAGTGACTGCAGAAGCCCAGCCTGGACACACAGCGCTGCAGACAGGGGCTTCTCTGCCAGGTTCTGTGGAGATGGACAGTCTTTTTGAAAATATGGCTCTCTCTGCCTTGCAACCTTTGCAGCCTCTGGGACTTGGCATTGGGATTGGAATGCCAGCAGTAGATAAAGGCCGAACCCCAGAGGTCTTCAGAGAAAGTCCCGGCTCTATCCCTCATCTGAACTTCAGCTGCCCCCAGTCGGAGGTGTTCAACCTACCAACAGGGTGGAGGACAGCACCGTTACTTCCATCTCGCCTACTGCAGCTCAGGTCATTGTTTCCTGAGGACTGGTTTCGGTTTACATTAGGGCGTTTTGGGCCCATTGCACAGGGCGAGACCACAGAGGACATGACCAAAGCCCTGAAGGAGGACGAAGCTTTGAAAGAACTGCACGCTCAGGTCACTCTTTCGTGTCTCATCTCACTGGGGGCAGAGTCTGCCTTCACTAGTCCCAGTTATGTCTACAGGCTCTACTGTGGAGATGTACCATGGACAGAAGGGCTCGATTGGATCTCCTCAAGCAAAGAACTTTACCAGCTTGCTCTTCGAGCTTTTAG GTTCAGTTTCAAACTGTTGTTCGATCAAGCCAGCCTTGGGCCCATGGAGTCCCCTGAGGAATTGTTCAGCACCTTAGAGGAATATGAAAGAGATTGGTACATAGGCTTGGTAACAGAAAAAGGATGGCATGATAGTGTCCTTCAAGAGAAACCCTTCCTATTTTCTCTGGGACATGACCTTGCTATG GGAACCTACACAGGGCGGGTCCTGTCCCTGCAGGAACAGTTGGTGCAGGTGGGCCGTCTGAATGGAGAGGGGGTACGAGGCCAGTGGGCAAATCTTTCATGGGAACTCCTGTATGCTActaatgatgatgaggagcGTTACAGCATCCAAGCACACCCTTTCATGCTAAGAAACCTTACTGTCCAGGCAGCTGATCCCCCTCTAGGGTACCCCATTTACTCCTCAGCGCCCCTTCACTTCCCCTGCCTTTGA
- the lrrc9 gene encoding leucine-rich repeat-containing protein 9, producing the protein MMHSEKQKHRSDEQLLKELCMANGVCYEKVSQERSSISSLEVFFSGFPRMVGLSLFPKLCQLTIVGQNVKCIEGLECCLLLRELWVVQCHLTGISGLHNCVQLQKLYLYDNHICEIKNLEFQINLEVLWLNNNCISQIQGLDTLLNLKELNLADNIIEKIGHSLDPNVSLQSLNLSGNKISSFKELTLLSSLTNLRVLALKDPTSTPNPVCLLCNYATHILYHMPGLQRLDTYDVSSKEVKAVAESTVMKKMMYYNMRVRTAQRKLAEVRFSMIERKKSLLQLPEESIRTLSFTLKNLERELSKVVAGCQKSTCMLEDEAGGSTHLVEGSSYKCDPATDISRDPVMESRILIKMEALRERLAVWSRRLDEIEVWFEQDLAQARNRMEYTVQFLLMELESVGNIRLEEGCSSDLWFTSCCDLLLSRFTPSDYRVFGITGIKINRVIRIFNSALRLRFEDKLHSLLASEDTGIFSHRNYRRRLDHLFYVADPEKTREKEELMCILEEGFKTAEHYKALGREVAVPLSNILSVTEQPRIEHTLRKASQCGNMDQVPFRHGQLIVSKVFVGHSMPIREGEPVDRNSNPRVCSVYRNLDTKCGAAVNEERSQSSKTNTGPECSPRRRQWFVFDHELVLPEYIIYFEYIIENQGPSVMPGLGTDRHEAPSNDIILDKEVLNMEPVLKPHPRLLSLDNKILLNVARANVLSQITFLNLHGNSLNKIKEISHLTALRHLTISFNEFTRLDDISHMPNLEFLDASYNHLVTLEGIKGLGRLRELDVRWNKLTKIREDTAVLRKHTPALLKFQTRNNPWNKPETVRMTILGRLTTLTHLDDVMVTEEEAADARRMAAGSKINQVSLLAHSCTSSDRPRSLNLLSTAQLLCLLSPAPWSLSQELEPDWTARITALNLDSQRISRLINLNKLVNLRWASFNDNDISKVEGLDGCLKLEELSLNNNNISTLSGLSKLHRLNKMSVDGNQLSSLDASVLDQLPNLSFLSVESNHISSLHGIQRVCSLLELYIGNNQIFTSRDIYYLKGLTNLIILDLYGNPLKERLENYRIYVVFHLPSLKALDGVAVEVTECESAKDMFGGRLTPDMVAEKLGHSNYTDITYLTLQSCSIRMVDLSPVDLFSSLYSVNLDHNNLTSFSGLIYLPNIKALCLNYNHIESILPRQKTHLTNRQILYSKVHSSGYGQQIPSKGNRETGASSSLEPLMDSLEVLHLSYNGISNMANLQLSRLTNLKALFLQGNEISQVEGLEGLHYLRELVLDSNRIKTLAENSFIAQKVLLKLHLEENRIRELNHLSSMTELRKLFLGMNKLQDITELEKLDVLPSLTELSVVGNPVARNSLHRPAVVVHLSRLQVLDGLMVTLEERTRAELLSGDPSPCSQCSGPSLATTEINLPGLLPLMPRNNFLRGMSLNGGLQTFTHGHDLLSNSMDEAQTPYMYKHKRHKYSNVARSGQTDVTFRNSRRTGNNLPTTGLLSDGNRLIITYHSQEQESRFPNGSKPAPM; encoded by the exons ATGATGCACAGTGAAAAGCAGAAGCACCGCAGCGACGAGCAGCTGCTCAAAGAGCTG TGCATGGCCAATGGAGTGTGCTATGAAAAAGTTTCACAGGAGAGAAGCAGCATCAGCTCCCTGGAAGTCTTCTTCTCCGGCTTTCCCCGCATGGTtggtctttctctctttccaaaACTCTGCCAGCTCACCATAGTGGgccaaaatgtaaaatgcattgAGGGTCTTGAGTGCTGTCTTCTGCTCCGGGAGCTCTGGGTCGTCCAGTGCCACCTGACA GGGATATCTGGACTACACAATTGTGTACAACTGCAGAAACTCTACCTTTATGATAATcacatttgtgaaataaagaatTTAGAATTTCAGATCAACCTAGAAGTCCTGTGGCTCAACAATAACTGCATAAGTCAGATACAG GGCTTGGACACACTTCTAAACCTCAAAGAACTAAACCTTGCTGACAACATCATTGAAAAGATTG GGCATAGCCTTGATCCTAATGTCAGCCTTCAGAGTCTTAATCTGTCTGGGAACAAGATCAGCTCCTttaag GAGCTGACCCTGCTCTCCTCCTTAACCAATCTGAGAGTACTTGCGCTGAAAGACCCCACATCAACCCCAAACccagtgtgtctgctgtgtaaCTATGCCACACACATTCTTTACCACATGCCAGGCCTCCAGCGACTTGACACTTACGATGTCTCCAGCAAAGAAGTAAAAGCAGTAGCGGAG TCCACAGTAATGAAGAAAATGATGTACTACAACATGCGTGTACGCACTGCTCAAAGGAAACTGGCAGAGGTCCGGTTCAGTatgatagaaagaaagaaaagtctgCTGCAATTGCCTGAAGAATCTATTAGGACACTCAGTTTCACCCTCAAAAAT CTTGAACGTGAGCTTTCTAAGGTGGTGGCTGGTTGTCAGAAGTCCACATGCATGttggaggatgaagcaggaggatcGACCCACCTGGTGGAGGGTTCATCTTACAAATGTGATCCAGCCACTGACATCAGTCGTGACCCCGTCATGGAGTCCAGAATACTCATCAAGATGGAAGCATTGAGAGAGAGACTGGCAGTGTGGTCAAGGAGGCTGGATGA GATTGAAGTATGGTTCGAACAGGATTTGGCTCAAGCTAGAAACAGGATGGAATATACAGTCCAGTTTCTGTTGATGGAGCTAGAAAGTGTTGGAAATATTCGTTTGGAGGAGGGCTGTTCCTCAGACCTATG GTTTACGTCATGTTGTGACCTCCTGCTTTCCCGTTTCACTCCGTCAGACTACAGGGTTTTTGGCATCACTGGCATTAAGATCAATAGAGTTATTCGCATCTTCAACAGTGCTCTGAGGCTTCGCTTTGAGGACAAACTTCATAGCTTGCTAGCCAGTGAAGATACTGGTATCTTTTCACA CAGGAATTACAGACGTCGGCTGGACCACTTGTTCTACGTTGCCGATCCTGAAAAAACTAGGGAGAAGGAAGAACTTATGTGCATTCTGGAGGAGGGCTTCAAAACTGCAGAACATTATAAG GCCTTGGGAAGAGAGGTTGCCGTGCCTTTATCCAACATCCTGAGTGTGACTGAACAGCCCAGAATAGAGCACACATTGCGCAAGGCCAGTCAATGTGGTAACATGGATCAAGTCCCATTCAGGCATG GTCAGCTCATTGTTTCCAAAGTGTTTGTTGGTCACAGTATGCCCATCCGAGAGGGAGAACCAGTTGACAGGAATAGCAATCCAAGAGTCTGCTCTGTATATCGCAATCTGGACACTAAATGTGGAGCTGCAGTGAATGAAG AGAGATCTCAATCTTCCAAAACAAATACTGGTCCTGAGTGCAGCCCCAGACGAAGACAGTGGTTTGTCTTTGACCATGAACTAGTCTTGCCTGAGTACATCATATATTTTGAGTACATAATTGAG AACCAAGGACCATCTGTAATGCCAGGACTtggcacagacagacatgaagcTCCTTCCAACGACATAATTCTTGACAAGGAAGTCCTCAACATGGAGCCTGTGCTGAAACCACACCCTAGGTTGTTGAGCTTGGATAATAAAATTCTTCTTAATGTGGCTCGAGCAAATGTCCTGAGTCAGATCACT TTCCTGAACCTTCATGGCAACAGCCTGAACAAGATTAAGGAGATTTCTCACTTAACAGCTCTGCGGCATCTTACCATCAGTTTTAATGAGTTCACACGCCTTGATGACATTTCTCACATG CCAAACCTTGAGTTTTTGGATGCAAGCTATAACCACCTGGTAACCCTTGAAGGGATAAAGGGTTTGGGGCGACTCAGAGAGCTTGATGTGCGCTGGAATAAGTTGACCAAAATCAGAGAGGATACAGCAGTGCTAAGGAAACATACACCTGCCCTTCTGAAGTTTCAAACCAGAAACAACCCCTGGAACAAA ccAGAGACAGTCAGAATGACCATACTGGGACGTCTAACAACACTCACACATCTAGATGATGTGATGGTAACAGAAGAGGAGGCTGCTGATGCTCGTCGTATGGCTGCTGGGTCCAAAATTAACCAG GTATCCCTTCTGGCTCACTCGTGTACCAGTAGTGATCGTCCGCGCAGTCTCAATCTGCTGTCAACAGCCCAGCTTCTGTGTCTTCTCAGTCCAGCCCCCTGGAGTCTCAGTCAAGAGCTGGAGCCAGACTGGACTGCAAGG ATCACAGCCCTGAACCTTGACAGCCAGAGGATTTCAAGGCTGATCAATCTAAATAAGCTAGTGAACCTCCGTTGGGCCTCTTTTAATGATAATGACATCTCTAAAGTGGAGGGACTGGACGGTTGCTTGAAGCTGGAAGAACTTTCccttaacaacaacaacatcagcacaCTCAGTG gcCTGTCTAAATTGCATCGCCTAAACAAAATGAGTGTAGATGGGAATCAGCTTTCTAGTCTGGATGCTTCAGTCCTTGATCAGCTGCCAAACctgtcatttctgtctgtggAGAGCAACCATATCAGTTCGCTACATGGCATCCAGCGGGTTTGCTCCCTTCTTGAACTGTACATTGGCAACAACCAGATTTTTACATCGCGAGACATTTATTATCTCAAG GGACTGACGAACCTTATCATTCTGGATCTTTATGGGAATCCTCTGAAGGAGAGACTGGAAAACTACCGGATATATGTGGTGTTCCATCTTCCCTCCCTGAAAGCGCTGGATGGGGTTGCAGTT GAAGTTACTGAGTGTGAAAGTGCAAAAGATATGTTTGGAGGAAGGCTAACTCCTGACATGGTAGCAGAGAAGCTGGGCCACTCTAACTACACAGACATCACCTACCTCACCTTGCAATCCTGCTCCATTAG GATGGTTGATCTGTCTCCAGTGGACCTCTTCAGCAGCCTGTACAGTGTCAATTTAGACCACAACAACCTCACTTCTTTCTCAGGCCTCATTTACCTGCCCAacatcaaa GCCCTGTGTCTAAACTACAACCACATTGAATCCATATTGCCCCGACAAAAGACTCAtctgacaaacagacagatacTCTACAGCAAAGTTCACTCCAGTGGTTATGGTCAACAGATCCCATCCAAAGGCAACAG GGAAACGGGGGCCTCTAGCAGCTTGGAGCCACTGATGGACAGCCTGGAGGTGTTGCATTTGAGTTACAACGGCATCTCCAATATGGCcaatctgcagctcagcaggcTCACCAATCTTAAAGCCCTCTTCCTCCAAG GTAATGAGATCAGCCAGGTGGAAGGCTTGGAAGGACTTCACTACCTCAGAGAGCTTGTGCTAGACAGCAACCGGATCAAAACTCTGGCTGAGAACTCTTTCATTGCCCAAAAGGTCCTACTAAAACTACACCTTGAAGAAAACCGAATCCGGGAGCTCAACCATCTCAGTTCAATGACTGAGCTCCGCAAGCTCTTTCTTGGAATGAATAAGTTGCAG GACATCACAGAGCTGGAAAAATTAGATGTTCTTCCATCACTGACTGAGCTCTCAGTTGTTGGCAATCCT GTTGCCCGCAATTCCCTACACAGACCAGCAGTGGTGGTCCATCTGTCCCGCTTGCAGGTCCTGGATGGATTGATGGTCACTCTGGAGGAAAGGACCAGGGCTGAACTCCTGAGTGGTGATCCATCA CCATGTTCCCAGTGCTCTGGACCTTCTCTTGCTACCACTGAAATAAACCTACCTGGACTTCTACCTCTCATGCCTCGAAATAACTTTCTGAGAGGaatgagtttaaatggaggacTGCAAACTTTTACCCATGGGCATGATTTGCTGTCAAATAGCATGGACGAAGCCCAAACTCCTTACATGTATAAAC ACAAAAGGCACAAGTACAGTAATGTTGCTCGAAGTGGGCAAACTGATGTTACCTTTAGAAACAGCCGAAGAACAGGAAACAACCTGCCGACCACGGGTCTCCTGTCTGATGGAAATAGACTCATCATCACATATCACAGCCAGGAGCAGGAAAGCCG ATTTCCAAATGGCAGTAAACCTGCACCCATGTAG
- the dhrs7 gene encoding dehydrogenase/reductase SDR family member 7, with amino-acid sequence MDCSVVSALCCFTALYLVVCFLCLIFADADLTLTWSCVAGHRPETRLRGLVVWITGASSGIGEELAYQLAKCGSRLILSARRENELNRVKRQCIDDSDLQDEDILVLPLDLLDMTSHEEKSKTAIQCFGHIDVLINNGGRSQRSLCLETSVDVYQALMELNFLGTVSITKQVLPHMTQRRTGSIVTVSSVVGLAGAPLATGYSASKHALQGFFNSLRTELTDYPNILISTVCPGPVQSQIVHNAFTEELDKPLTTAGNQEHKMPTSRCVHLMLVGIANGVKEMWIAQQPFLFFYYAWQYTPTFAWFITNMLGRKRVQNFKAGLDADSAYFTKSKKT; translated from the exons ATGGACTGCTCGGTCGTATCCGCACTGTGCTGCTTCACAGCACTTTATTTAGTCGTCTGCTTCTTGTGTTTGATTTTCGCGGATGCAGACTTGACTCTGACGTGGTCCTGTGTAGCAGGACACAGACCAG AGACCAGGCTCAGGGGACTGGTGGTGTGGATCACCGGAGCCTCCAGTGGGATTGGCGAGGAGCTGGCCTACCAGCTTGCAAAGTGCGGATCACGTCTCATTCTGTCTGCTCGACGCGAGAATGAGCTGAACAGGGTCAAACGTCAATGTATAG ATGACTCCGATCTTCAGGATGAAGACATACTTGTTCTTCCTCTTGATTTGTTGGACATGACATCACATGAGGAAAAATCCAAAACTGCAATCCAGTGCTTCGGACAT ATTGATGTCCTAATTAACAATGGTGGTCGGAGTCAGCGTTCTCTGTGCTTGGAGACCAGCGTTGATGTGTATCAGGCCCTGATGGAGCTCAATTTCCTGGGTACAGTCAGCATCACCAAGCAGGTGTTACCTCACATGACGCAGCGAAGAACTGGGAGCATCGTGACTGTCAGCAGCGTGGTTGGCCTCGCCGGGGCACCCCTGGCAACAGGATACTCTGCCAGCAAACATGCTCTGCAG GGCTTCTTTAATTCCCTTCGAACAGAGCTGACTGACTATCCAAACATACTCATCAGTACAGTGTGTCCAGGGCCTGTGCAGTCACAGATTGTCCACAATGCCTTCACAGAGGAGCTGGACAAG CCTCTGACCACAGCTGGTAACCAGGAACACAAGATGCCAACAAGCCGCTGTGTGCATTTAATGCTGGTGGGAATTGCCAATGGTGTCAAGGAAATGTGGATTGCACAGCAGCCCTTCCTATTCTTTTACTATGCCTGGCAGTACACTCCCACATTTGCCTGGTTCATTACAAATATGTTGGGCAGAAAAAGGGTACAGAATTTCAAAGCTGGTCTG GATGCAGACTCTGCATACTTCACTAAGTCGAAGAAAACCTGA